Part of the Roseofilum capinflatum BLCC-M114 genome is shown below.
TATGATTATTTGAGGAATGCCCAACTCAAATCTGATGCTTTGCGGGAAGCACAACTGGCCATGCTTAGGGGTGAAGTGCGTATTGAAGGGGGTCAATTACGAGCCAGTCGCGGTAATGTTGCTCTACCTCCGGTCTTAGCCGGGAATGTAGCAGAGCGGCCTTTAGCCCATCCCTATTACTGGTCAGGATTTACCATGATTGGTTCCCCTTGGTAAGCCCATTAAACATTAAACCTGGGTATCCGTTGGAGACCGGTTGACTGGCTGCTATGCCCTAGAAAAATTATAGACATCTTGCAGCACCTGCGCCCAACTTTGAGCCAGAGAGTCTAGGAGGCGATCGCCGATTTCAGCCGTTGCGCCCGTCGGATCGCCAAATACCCCACTTTGGCTCAGTTCATGGGTTGCCCAAGCAAAGGGCAATTTGCCTTCCAAAGACAGTGAGCTATCTGCACCCGGTAACCCTTGGGGATACTCCTTAACCGCTCGCTCCATATGCACCTGCTCTGGAAGCAGGGAGAGCAACAAGCTGGTTTCTCCCAAATCTGCGTGAATACTCAGGTCTGGATGTTCTTGTTGTTTTAGTAATTCCCCTGATGCATTCGCAACCCGCCATACAAACAAGGGAAATACCATCAGATCCGGGTATTGGATATGTAAATCGCGGGCGATAATATTAATCACCTCCGGTTGTCCCCCATGGGCATTGAGAAACACCAGTTTGCGAAAACCCGCCCGATAGATGCTCTCTCCCACTTCTTTGAGTACCGCAAGCAGGGTTTGGGCGCTGAGGGTAACGGTTCCGGGAAACTTAATGTGTTCGTTCGATTTGCCGTAATATTGGGGCGGTAGGGCATAGACGGGGATATCCTCCGGGAGCCGTTCTAGGGCTTTTCCTAAGACTCCAGTGGCGATCGCCGAATCTACAATTAAGGGTAAATGGGGCCCGTGTTGCTCAATTGCCCCTACCGGTTGCACAATCACGACCTTCTCCTTATCCGGCATATCCCGAATTTCTGTCCAGGTTAGATAAGGGAAAAAGCGATGGGGAGGAATAAAGCTATGCATAATTTCTATAGGGCAGGTTACTGGTCAGGGCTAATGGGTCTACGTTCTATTTCAGCAGTTCCTCAAACTGTTGTTTATTCCACAACGTCTGATAGAGTCCCTCTTGCTCGATCAGTTCTCGATGGGTTCCCACTTGTACGATACACCCCCGTTCCATGACAAAGAGGCGATCGGCCGTTGCCGCAGCCGACAGTTGATGAGAAATAAACAATACAGTTTTTTTGCGCGTGCCGGTAGACAAGTTTCTTAAAATTCCGGTTGCCGTCTGATTATCAACACTCGATAAACAATCATCTAAAATTAGCACCGGCGCATCAATCAGCAACGCTCGCGCTAAAGCCGATCGCTGTCGTTGTCCTCCTGATAAGGTAATCCCTCGCTCACCGACTAGAGTCTCGTAATGCTGAGGAAAATTGAGAATTTCTGGATGAATTTGGGCAACCGTTGCCGCCCCTTCAACTCTGAATTGTTCCGCCAGAGGGTCACCATAGCGCACATTATTTTTAATCGTCGTACTGAACAAGAAACTATCTTGAGGCACAAAGGCGATCGCCGATCGCAAGTCCGCTAAATTTAGC
Proteins encoded:
- a CDS encoding creatininase family protein — its product is MHSFIPPHRFFPYLTWTEIRDMPDKEKVVIVQPVGAIEQHGPHLPLIVDSAIATGVLGKALERLPEDIPVYALPPQYYGKSNEHIKFPGTVTLSAQTLLAVLKEVGESIYRAGFRKLVFLNAHGGQPEVINIIARDLHIQYPDLMVFPLFVWRVANASGELLKQQEHPDLSIHADLGETSLLLSLLPEQVHMERAVKEYPQGLPGADSSLSLEGKLPFAWATHELSQSGVFGDPTGATAEIGDRLLDSLAQSWAQVLQDVYNFSRA